Proteins encoded by one window of Dendropsophus ebraccatus isolate aDenEbr1 chromosome 4, aDenEbr1.pat, whole genome shotgun sequence:
- the KCTD6 gene encoding BTB/POZ domain-containing protein KCTD6, translated as MHSSAFRRRVHSKHQSFDQMDNGDWGYMTTDPVTLNVGGHVYTTSLSTLTRYPDSMLGAMFRGDFPTARDSQGNYFIDRDGSLFRYVLNFLRTSELTVPVDFKEFDLLRKEADFYQIEPLIQCLNDPKPLYPTDTFEEVVELSSTRKLSKYSNPVAVIITQLTITTKVHALLEGIANHFTKWNKHMMDTRDCQVSFTFGPCDYHQEVSLRVHLMEYITKQGFTIRNTRVHHMSERANENTVEHNWTFCRLARKTDD; from the exons ATGCATTCCTCAGCATTCAGACGTCGGGTTCACTCCAAGCATCAGTCATTTGATCAAATGGATAATGGAGACTGGGGATACATG ACAACCGATCCAGTCACGCTAAATGTTGggggccatgtttacacaacttcTCTCTCAACACTAACCCGATATCCAGACTCCATGTTGGGTGCCATGTTTCGGGGCGACTTCCCCACTGCTAGAGACTCCCAAGGCAATTACTTTATTGACCGTGATGGATCCCTTTTCCGGTATGTGTTGAACTTCTTACGGACATCAGAACTTACTGTGCCCGTAGACTTCAAAGAGTTTGATCTGCTGCGGAAAGAAGCCGATTTTTATCAGATCGAACCTTTAATACAGTGTCTCAATGACCCCAAACCTTTATATCCTACGGACACTTTTGAAGAAGTTGTGGAACTGTCAAGTACAAGGAAACTATCCAAGTATTCCAACCCTGTGGCTGTAATCATCACCCAGCTTACCATCACCACCAAGGTGCATGCGTTACTAGAGGGGATCGCCAACCATTTCACTAAATGGAATAAGCACATGATGGACACTCGGGATTGCCAAGTCTCCTTTACCTTTGGGCCATGCGATTACCACCAGGAGGTCTCCCTTAGAGTCCACCTGATGGAATATATTACAAAGCAAGGCTTCACGATCCGGAACACCCGGGTCCACCACATGAGTGAGCGAGCCAATGAGAACACAGTGGAACATAACTGGACTTTTTGCAGGCTAGCTAGGAAGACGGATGACTGA